The genomic segment GCCCACGCCGGTGGCCGCGCCCTGGAAGGGCTCGATGAAGGACGGATGGTTGTGGCTTTCGATCTTGAAGACCACCGCCCAGCCGTCGCCGACGTCCAGGGCGCCGGCGTTCTCACCCGGGCCCTGCAGCACCCGCGGCCCCTGGGTGGGCAGCCGGGCCAGGAACACGCGGGAGTGCTTGTAGGCGCAGTGCTCGGACCACAACGCGGAGAACAGGCCGAGCTCCGTGTACGTCGGCTCGCGCCCGAGGCGCTGGATGATGCGATCGTATTCTTCGGCGGTGAGCCCCAGGTCGCGGGCGAGGTCCGGTGTCGCTTTCGGCTCCGCCCTCACTCCGGCTCCAGCACTAGCGCTTCAGGAAGCTGCCGTCCTCGACGAGGCTGCCGAGGAGCGAGTGGAAGATGAGCAGGCCGTCGGTGCCCCCCATCGCTCGCTCGGCCGCACGTTCCGGATGGGGCATGAGGCCGAGCACTGTCCCCTCTTCGTTCACGATGCCGGCGATGTTGTCCAGGGAGCCGTTGGGGTTGGCGGCCCGCGTCACCTGCCCGTCCACCGTGGCGTACCGGAACACGATCTGGTTGTTGCCCTTGAGCCGGGCCAGCGTTGCTCCGTCGCAATAGTATTTGCCCTCGCCGTGGGAGATCGGCATGGCCAACACCTGGCCCGACCGCATGCCGCGGGTGAACGGCGTGTCGGCGTTGTCGACAACCAGGTGGGTGGACTGGCAGCGGTACTGCAGGCACTCGTTGCGCATGAGGGCGCCGGGCAGGAGGCCGGCCTCGCACAGGATCTGAAAGCCATTGCAGGAGCCGAGGACGTGGCCGCCTCGGCCGACGAACCCGGCCAACGTCTCGACCACCGGAGAGCGGCCGGCCACGGCGCCGGCCCGCAGATAGTCCCCGTACGAGAATCCCCCGGGAAGAATCACGCAATCCACGTCGTCGAGGTTGCGGTCGCGGTGCCAGACGTACCGGACCGGCTGCCGGAGGACTTCCGAGATGACGTAGTGGAAGTCGCAGTCGCTCCACGTGCCGGGAAACACGACGACGCCGAATCTCATCGGATCGGGCCTCTCCTCGCCACCCGCACTCTCATCTTACCGCCCCCGCGAGGGCCGCAGCAAGGTGACGGCGCGAGCTCACTCGATCGTGTACTCCTCGAGCACCGGGTTGGCCAACAGCTTCTGGCACATCTCGTCGGCGCGGCGACGGGCCTGGGCCTCGTTGGGGGCGTCCACGTCCACCTCGATCACCTTGCCGACTCGCAGATCGGCAACGTCGGGAAAGCCCAGACCGACGAGCGCGCGCTTGACCGCGGCCCCCTGCACGTCCAGGATGCCCGGCTTGAGCCGGACCAGCACGCGGATCTTCATTCTAGCGACGACCTGGCGAGCGGCTTGAGCCGTGGGTGGGCTGCTCTAGGCACGGGTGGCTCCGTCACGCGCGGTCACCAGGCGGCGGTAGACCTCCTGGTAGGCCTCCTCGACCCCGCCCAGATCCTGGCGGAAGCGGTCCTTGTCGAGCTTGGCGCGCGTGCGCGCGTCCCACAGTCGGCAGGTGTCCGGCGAGATCTCGTCGCCCAGGTAGAGCCGGCCGCGCGCCCGGCCGAACTCCAGCTTGAAATCGACGAGCAGCAGATCGCGACGGCCCAGCTGCCGACGCAGGACCTGGTTGACGCGCAGAGCGGTCCGCCGGATCCAGCCCAGCTCGCGCGGCGTGGCCAACCGCAGCATGCGCACGTGGTCGTCGTTGATCATGGGATCGCCCAGCGGGTCGGACTTGTAGTAGAGCTCGGCGATGGGCCGGGCGATCGCGGTGCCCTCGGGGAGTCCGGTGCGCTTGGCCAGGCTGCCGGCCACGATATTCCGCACGATCGTCTCGATGAGGATGATGTCCAGGCGGCGGCACAGCATCTCGCGCTCGGAAAGCGTGGCCACGTAGTGCGTCGGCACGCGGGCCCGCTCCAGCAACCGGAACATCGCCGCCGACATCTGGTTGTTCACCACGCCCTTGCCGACGATCGTCCCCCGCTTGAGGGCGTTGAACGCGGTGGCGTCGTCCTTGAAGTACTGCACGACGAGGTCGGAGCGGGTCGTCGCGTAGACGATCTTGGCCTTGCCCTCGTAGAGCTTCTCCCTCAGCTCGACTGCCGGAATCGCTGTCGCCGTCATGGCTCGCCCCTTCACCGGAGACCCGCACGCGTGAAGATGGTGTCGACGTGACGCAGGAACCACCCCGGGTCGAAGCACTCCTTGAGCCCGCTCGCGCCCAGCCGGTCGTTGACCTCCGGATCGGCGGCGAGGAGCTCCAGGAACGGCCGGCGCTCGCGCCAGGCCCGCATGGCGTGGCGCTGCACGATCTCATAGGCGGCCTGCCGGGGCAGGCCGGCCTCGGTCAGCTTGAGCAGGACCCGTTGCGAGTACACCAGGCCGTAGCTGCGCTCGAGGTTCTCGGCCATCCGGGCCGGATCGACCTCGAGCCCCTCCACGATGGTCGTGGTCAGGTCGAGCAGGTAGTCGAGCAGGATCGTGGAGTCGGGCAAGATCACCCGCTCCACCGAGGAATGACTGATGTCGCGCTCGTGCCAGAGGGCCACGTTCTCGAGGGCAGCCAGCGCGTTGCTCCGGATCACCCGGGCCAGGCCGCAGATCCGCTCGCTGAGCTCGGGATTGCGCTTGTGCGGCATGGCGCTGGATCCCTTCTGGCCTTCGCTGAAGGGCTCCTGGACCTCGAGCACCTCCGTCCGCTGAAGGCCGCGGATCTCCAGCGCGATCTTCTCCAGGGAGGCGGCGGCGATGGCCAGCGCGGCGCAGAATTCGGCGTGGCGATCCCGCTGCACGATCTGGGTGCTCACGGCCGCCGGGGCGAGGCCGAGCTCTCGACACACCTCCTCTTCCACATCGGGATCGACATGGGCGAAGTTGCCCACGGCCCCCGAGAGCTTCCCCACCATGACCGCCGCGCGGGCCCGCTGCAGCCGCTCCAGGTTGCGGCCGGCCTCCGTGTACCACACGGCGGCCTTGAGGCCGAACGTGGTGGGCTCGGCGTGCACCCCGTGCGTGCGGCCGACGATCACGGTGTCCTTGTAGCGCCGGGCCAGCGCGGCCAACGCCGTGCGCAGCCGCTCCTGGCCGACGATCAGCAGCTCGGCGGCCCGGCTCAGCTGGAGCGCCAGCGCGGTGTCCCAGACGTCGTTGCTGGTCAGGCCCTGGTGGACGAAGCGCGAGTCCACGCCCAGCTGCTCCTCCAGGCTGGTGAGCAGCGCGATCATCTCGTGCTTGACCCGGGCCTGGATCTCCTGGATGCGCGCCACGTCGATGCGGGCCCGGGCCCGGATGCGGGCCAGGGCGTCGGAGGGGATGCGGCCGCGGCGAGCGTAAGCCTCGCACACGGCCAGCTCCACGCGGAGCCAGGTGGCATACTTTTCCTCATCGGTCCACACACGCCCCATGGCCGAACGCGTGTAACGCTCGATCACGACCCCCACCTTAGAGCAAAACCGGGACGGGGGAAAGACGCTTGCCCGCCGACGAGACCGGG from the Candidatus Methylomirabilota bacterium genome contains:
- the purQ gene encoding phosphoribosylformylglycinamidine synthase subunit PurQ, which encodes MRFGVVVFPGTWSDCDFHYVISEVLRQPVRYVWHRDRNLDDVDCVILPGGFSYGDYLRAGAVAGRSPVVETLAGFVGRGGHVLGSCNGFQILCEAGLLPGALMRNECLQYRCQSTHLVVDNADTPFTRGMRSGQVLAMPISHGEGKYYCDGATLARLKGNNQIVFRYATVDGQVTRAANPNGSLDNIAGIVNEEGTVLGLMPHPERAAERAMGGTDGLLIFHSLLGSLVEDGSFLKR
- the purS gene encoding phosphoribosylformylglycinamidine synthase subunit PurS, whose amino-acid sequence is MKIRVLVRLKPGILDVQGAAVKRALVGLGFPDVADLRVGKVIEVDVDAPNEAQARRRADEMCQKLLANPVLEEYTIE
- the purC gene encoding phosphoribosylaminoimidazolesuccinocarboxamide synthase, with product MTATAIPAVELREKLYEGKAKIVYATTRSDLVVQYFKDDATAFNALKRGTIVGKGVVNNQMSAAMFRLLERARVPTHYVATLSEREMLCRRLDIILIETIVRNIVAGSLAKRTGLPEGTAIARPIAELYYKSDPLGDPMINDDHVRMLRLATPRELGWIRRTALRVNQVLRRQLGRRDLLLVDFKLEFGRARGRLYLGDEISPDTCRLWDARTRAKLDKDRFRQDLGGVEEAYQEVYRRLVTARDGATRA
- the purB gene encoding adenylosuccinate lyase; this translates as MIERYTRSAMGRVWTDEEKYATWLRVELAVCEAYARRGRIPSDALARIRARARIDVARIQEIQARVKHEMIALLTSLEEQLGVDSRFVHQGLTSNDVWDTALALQLSRAAELLIVGQERLRTALAALARRYKDTVIVGRTHGVHAEPTTFGLKAAVWYTEAGRNLERLQRARAAVMVGKLSGAVGNFAHVDPDVEEEVCRELGLAPAAVSTQIVQRDRHAEFCAALAIAAASLEKIALEIRGLQRTEVLEVQEPFSEGQKGSSAMPHKRNPELSERICGLARVIRSNALAALENVALWHERDISHSSVERVILPDSTILLDYLLDLTTTIVEGLEVDPARMAENLERSYGLVYSQRVLLKLTEAGLPRQAAYEIVQRHAMRAWRERRPFLELLAADPEVNDRLGASGLKECFDPGWFLRHVDTIFTRAGLR